The Cellulomonas fulva genome includes a window with the following:
- a CDS encoding DEDD exonuclease domain-containing protein: protein MPTVHRLRPVWAGVPAAGGTPVQLGLDEIGTPLSDVTFVVVDLETTGGTPAENGITEIGAVKVRGGQVLGEFQTLVDPGGPVPPFIQVLTGITTSMLVDAPPIEQVLPSFLEFAAGAVLVAHNAPFDVGFLRAAAARCGHAWPGPRVVDTVRLARRVVTRDEAPNHKLGTLAALFHAEVTPNHRALDDARATVDVLHALLDRLGPLGVTHLEDLATATDPVPAEVRRKRTLADGLPDAPGVYLFRGPGEEVLYVGTSTTSLRKRVRSYFTSAEKRGRILEMVRIATRVDPVVCATPLEARVRELRLIAEHAPRYNRRSRFPERMPWVRLTSEPYPRLSVVRDVREEDGAAYIGPFPSQSGAQLAVEALQESFAIRQCTRRLPLLPPAGASACALADMGRCGAPCTGGQDAPSYGAVVDRVRSAMHADPAPVVAVHAERIETLAAQQRFEEAATVRDRLGAFLRGAARAQRVGPLAACSEVVAAQRAEDGGWEIVLVRHGRLAATARVDRVTDPRPTIATLRATAEHVPAPVAPTSAAHPEETDLVLDWLERPGVRIVDVVGTWALPVRTALGNVDPAAAIAAHGTRVRGEVQEAPARPHLRVVMSRTA, encoded by the coding sequence ATGCCGACCGTGCACCGCCTCCGCCCCGTCTGGGCCGGCGTCCCCGCTGCCGGTGGCACCCCCGTCCAGCTCGGCCTGGACGAGATCGGCACCCCGCTGTCGGACGTCACCTTCGTGGTCGTGGACCTCGAGACGACGGGCGGCACGCCGGCCGAGAACGGCATCACGGAGATCGGCGCGGTCAAGGTGCGCGGCGGTCAGGTGCTCGGCGAGTTCCAGACGCTGGTGGACCCGGGCGGGCCCGTGCCGCCGTTCATCCAGGTGCTCACGGGCATCACCACGTCGATGCTCGTCGACGCGCCGCCGATCGAGCAGGTCCTCCCGTCGTTCCTCGAGTTCGCCGCCGGGGCCGTGCTCGTCGCGCACAACGCGCCGTTCGACGTCGGGTTCCTGCGCGCGGCGGCGGCCCGGTGCGGGCACGCGTGGCCGGGGCCGCGCGTGGTCGACACCGTGCGGCTCGCCCGCCGGGTCGTCACGCGTGACGAGGCGCCGAACCACAAGCTGGGGACGCTCGCCGCGCTCTTCCACGCGGAGGTCACGCCCAACCACCGCGCGCTGGACGACGCGCGGGCGACCGTCGACGTGCTGCACGCCCTGCTCGACCGGCTCGGCCCGCTGGGCGTCACCCACCTCGAGGACCTCGCCACCGCGACCGACCCCGTGCCGGCCGAGGTGCGCCGCAAGCGCACGCTCGCGGACGGCCTGCCGGACGCGCCGGGGGTCTACCTGTTCCGCGGCCCGGGCGAGGAGGTCCTGTACGTCGGGACGTCGACGACGTCGCTGCGCAAGCGCGTCCGGTCCTACTTCACCTCGGCGGAGAAGCGGGGCCGCATCCTCGAGATGGTCCGCATCGCCACGCGCGTCGATCCCGTGGTGTGCGCGACCCCGCTCGAGGCCCGCGTGCGCGAGCTCCGGCTCATCGCCGAGCACGCGCCGCGGTACAACCGGCGCTCCCGCTTCCCGGAGCGGATGCCGTGGGTGCGGCTGACCAGCGAGCCGTACCCCCGGCTCTCGGTGGTCCGCGACGTCCGGGAGGAGGACGGTGCCGCGTACATCGGACCGTTCCCCTCGCAGTCCGGCGCCCAGCTCGCCGTCGAGGCGCTGCAGGAGAGCTTCGCCATCCGGCAGTGCACGCGCCGGCTGCCTCTCCTGCCACCCGCGGGCGCGTCCGCGTGCGCCCTGGCGGACATGGGCCGGTGCGGGGCGCCCTGCACGGGCGGCCAGGACGCACCTTCCTACGGCGCGGTGGTCGACCGGGTCCGGTCCGCGATGCACGCCGACCCCGCACCGGTGGTCGCGGTGCATGCCGAGCGGATCGAGACCCTCGCGGCCCAGCAGCGGTTCGAGGAGGCCGCGACCGTGCGGGACCGCCTCGGCGCGTTCCTGCGTGGTGCGGCACGCGCCCAGCGCGTCGGCCCTCTCGCGGCGTGCAGCGAGGTGGTGGCGGCGCAGCGCGCGGAGGACGGCGGGTGGGAGATCGTCCTGGTCCGGCACGGGCGGCTCGCCGCGACCGCCCGCGTCGACCGCGTCACCGACCCGCGCCCCACGATCGCCACGCTGCGGGCGACGGCGGAGCACGTGCCGGCCCCGGTGGCCCCCACCTCCGCCGCGCACCCGGAGGAGACCGACCTGGTCCTCGACTGGCTGGAGCGGCCGGGCGTCCGCATCGTCGACGTCGTCGGCACCTGGGCCCTGCCCGTCCGCACCGCGCTCGGGAACGTCGACCCCGCCGCGGCCATCGCGGCCCACGGCACCCGGGTCCGCGGCGAGGTGCAGGAGGCTCCCGCTCGGCCGCACCTGCGGGTCGTCATGTCGCGCACGGCGTGA
- a CDS encoding NYN domain-containing protein translates to MTDDEVPAALRAHLVALAADTVAEVDRAVLPAPLRRVASFAPAKRASAGAVPLWVALSDDGFRHRVARAWQQRHPALSDELAAQPQDVPASWEAAAGAWLLDGDWAALVPPSPREAPAGDGGVASARLTERVAHLTAELAAAAGRERALADELATMRRELRRLRSDADRARAQGRQATQEAEEALALARQEGAAASADRDRAAEDRRAAEAERTAARAELRVARRLADARVRLLLDTIVDAASGLRTELALPPAADLPADLVAPAQPGATARVGSRGRQVEDPALLDELLRQPRAHLVVDGYNVSKTAYGGLTLERQRRLVVDGLAALAARTGAEVTCCFDGQDLAVAPAASARGVRVLFSVGEIADDLIRRLVHAEPEGRVVVVVTSDQEVVRDVEARGAYVVPSATLVARLQRR, encoded by the coding sequence ATGACCGACGACGAGGTGCCCGCCGCGCTGCGTGCGCACCTCGTCGCGCTCGCCGCCGACACGGTCGCCGAGGTGGACCGGGCCGTCCTGCCGGCGCCGCTGCGCCGCGTGGCGTCGTTCGCCCCCGCGAAGCGGGCGAGCGCGGGCGCCGTCCCGCTGTGGGTCGCGCTGTCCGACGACGGCTTCCGTCACCGCGTGGCTCGCGCGTGGCAGCAGCGCCACCCGGCGCTCTCCGACGAGCTCGCCGCGCAGCCGCAGGACGTGCCTGCGTCGTGGGAGGCCGCGGCGGGTGCCTGGCTGCTCGACGGCGACTGGGCGGCGCTCGTCCCGCCGTCGCCCCGGGAGGCACCCGCCGGCGACGGCGGCGTCGCGAGCGCCCGCCTCACCGAGCGCGTCGCGCACCTGACCGCCGAGCTGGCCGCCGCGGCGGGCCGCGAGCGGGCCCTGGCGGACGAGCTCGCGACGATGCGCCGGGAGCTGCGCCGGTTGCGCTCCGACGCGGACCGCGCCCGCGCGCAGGGGCGGCAGGCGACGCAGGAGGCGGAGGAGGCGCTCGCGCTCGCGCGGCAGGAGGGCGCCGCGGCGTCGGCCGACCGTGACCGGGCGGCCGAGGACCGCCGCGCCGCCGAGGCCGAGCGGACCGCCGCACGCGCGGAGCTCAGGGTCGCGCGACGGCTCGCCGACGCCCGGGTGCGCCTGCTCCTCGACACGATCGTGGACGCGGCGAGCGGGCTCCGCACGGAGCTTGCGCTCCCGCCCGCCGCCGACCTGCCGGCGGACCTCGTCGCGCCCGCGCAGCCCGGAGCGACCGCACGCGTCGGGTCACGAGGCCGGCAGGTCGAGGACCCCGCGCTGCTCGACGAGCTGCTCCGGCAGCCTCGCGCGCACCTCGTCGTCGACGGGTACAACGTCTCGAAGACGGCGTACGGCGGCCTGACGCTGGAACGCCAGCGGCGGCTGGTCGTGGACGGGCTCGCGGCGCTCGCCGCGCGCACCGGCGCGGAGGTCACGTGCTGCTTCGACGGCCAGGACCTCGCGGTCGCGCCGGCCGCGAGCGCGCGCGGCGTGCGCGTGCTGTTCTCGGTCGGCGAGATCGCGGACGACCTCATCCGGCGGCTGGTCCACGCCGAGCCGGAGGGCCGCGTCGTCGTGGTGGTCACCAGCGACCAGGAGGTCGTCCGGGACGTCGAGGCGCGCGGCGCGTACGTGGTGCCGTCCGCGACGCTCGTGGCTCGGCTGCAGCGCAGGTGA
- a CDS encoding AMP-dependent synthetase/ligase — MVEFSMPLLVDVEPTRNLNDLLAERVDADPDGVVIEHKTQQDGPWIPLTGRELDAEVVAVAKGLVARGVQPGDRVGIMSRTRYEWSLLDWAAWAAGAVPVPLYETSSAEQVAWILTDADVSLLVVENAGHAAVAAQVAEETPAVREVLVIDDGAVDALVAAGADVPDDEITRRRGLADLASVATVIYTSGTTGRPKGVELTHGNFYELTVNAVEGLREVVSEPGSRTLLFMPLAHVFARFIHVLCIPAGAVLGHSPDTRTLLEDLASFRPTFILAVPRVFEKVYNGAEQKAVAGGKSAIFQRAAKTSIVYSRALDTPRGPSPWLRLQHKVADVLVLKRLRALLGGQAQWAISGGAPLGERLGHFYRGVGLRVLEGYGLTETTAPATVNRPEKTKIGSVGLPLPGTSVRIAEDGEIEIKGIQVFRGYHANQEATDESLEDGWFRTGDLGSIDEDGFLSITGRKKEIIVTAGGKNVAPAVLEDRLRGHPLISQVVVVGDQRPFIGALVTLDPEGVPGWLSAHGKPEMSLDAAAKDPDVLASIDKAVARANKAVSRAESIRKYHILGTDLTIANGYLTPKLSVKRSLVLKDFAGEVEALYEGDGHDVA; from the coding sequence ATGGTCGAGTTCAGCATGCCCCTGCTCGTCGACGTCGAGCCGACGCGCAACCTCAACGACCTGCTCGCCGAGCGGGTCGACGCGGACCCGGACGGCGTGGTCATCGAGCACAAGACCCAGCAGGACGGCCCCTGGATCCCGCTGACGGGGCGCGAGCTGGACGCCGAGGTCGTGGCGGTGGCGAAGGGGCTCGTGGCGCGGGGCGTGCAGCCGGGCGACCGGGTCGGGATCATGTCCCGCACGCGGTACGAGTGGTCGCTGCTCGACTGGGCGGCCTGGGCGGCCGGCGCCGTCCCGGTGCCGCTGTACGAGACCTCCTCCGCCGAGCAGGTGGCCTGGATCCTCACGGACGCCGACGTGTCGCTGCTCGTCGTCGAGAACGCCGGGCACGCCGCCGTCGCCGCGCAGGTCGCCGAGGAGACCCCGGCCGTGCGCGAGGTGCTGGTCATCGACGACGGCGCCGTCGACGCGCTGGTCGCGGCCGGCGCGGACGTCCCCGACGACGAGATCACGCGGCGCCGGGGCCTGGCGGACCTCGCCAGCGTCGCGACCGTCATCTACACCTCCGGCACCACCGGCCGGCCCAAGGGTGTCGAGCTCACGCACGGGAACTTCTACGAGCTGACGGTGAACGCCGTGGAGGGCCTGCGCGAGGTCGTGTCCGAGCCCGGCTCGCGCACGCTGCTGTTCATGCCGCTCGCCCACGTCTTCGCGCGGTTCATCCACGTGCTGTGCATCCCGGCCGGCGCGGTGCTGGGCCACTCCCCCGACACCCGCACCCTGCTCGAGGACCTCGCGTCCTTCCGGCCGACCTTCATCCTGGCCGTCCCGCGCGTGTTCGAGAAGGTCTACAACGGGGCGGAGCAGAAGGCCGTCGCCGGCGGGAAGAGCGCGATCTTCCAGCGCGCCGCCAAGACGTCGATCGTCTACTCCCGCGCGCTCGACACGCCCCGCGGGCCGAGCCCGTGGCTGCGCCTGCAGCACAAGGTCGCCGACGTCCTGGTCCTCAAGCGCCTGCGTGCGCTGCTCGGCGGGCAGGCCCAGTGGGCGATCTCCGGCGGCGCGCCGCTCGGCGAGCGCCTCGGGCACTTCTACCGCGGGGTCGGGCTGCGCGTCCTCGAGGGCTACGGCCTGACCGAGACGACCGCCCCCGCCACCGTGAACCGGCCGGAGAAGACCAAGATCGGCAGCGTCGGTCTCCCGCTGCCGGGCACGTCGGTGCGGATCGCCGAGGACGGCGAGATCGAGATCAAGGGCATCCAGGTCTTCCGCGGGTACCACGCCAACCAGGAGGCGACCGACGAGTCGCTCGAGGACGGCTGGTTCCGCACGGGCGACCTGGGCTCGATCGACGAGGACGGGTTCCTGTCGATCACGGGCCGCAAGAAGGAGATCATCGTCACGGCCGGCGGGAAGAACGTCGCGCCCGCGGTGCTCGAGGACCGGCTCCGCGGCCACCCGCTGATCAGCCAGGTCGTCGTGGTGGGCGACCAGCGGCCGTTCATCGGTGCGCTCGTGACGCTCGACCCGGAGGGCGTGCCCGGCTGGCTGAGCGCGCACGGCAAGCCGGAGATGTCGCTCGACGCCGCCGCCAAGGACCCCGACGTCCTGGCGTCCATCGACAAGGCCGTGGCCCGCGCCAACAAGGCCGTCTCGCGCGCAGAGTCGATCCGCAAGTACCACATCCTCGGCACGGACCTCACGATCGCCAACGGCTACCTCACGCCCAAGCTCAGCGTGAAGCGCTCGCTCGTGCTCAAGGACTTCGCCGGCGAGGTCGAGGCGCTCTACGAGGGCGACGGCCACGACGTCGCCTGA
- a CDS encoding ROK family glucokinase, giving the protein MHAIGVDIGGTKIAAGVVDDEGRILAQTRRHTEPDDAASIDAAIADVYAELSADHRIGAIGLAAAGFVAADRSGVLFAPNIAWRDYPLRDRVASLIEDKVEIVVENDANAAGWAEFRFGAARDVEDMLTLTIGTGLGGAIVSHGQLVRGFAGVAAEVGHMRVVPGGHYCGCGHEGCWEQYASGSALVRDAQAAAVAHPDRAGRILELAGGDAEKIVGPYVTQAAQEGDELAIALLADLGRWIGEGAASVAALLDPAMVVVGGGVAAAGDLLLVPARKGFADQLSARGHRPEASIVVASMGNDAGIVGAADLARL; this is encoded by the coding sequence ATGCACGCCATCGGTGTGGACATCGGCGGGACCAAGATCGCCGCCGGTGTGGTGGACGACGAGGGGCGGATCCTCGCCCAGACGCGCCGCCACACCGAGCCCGACGACGCCGCGAGCATCGACGCGGCGATCGCCGACGTCTACGCCGAGCTCAGCGCCGACCACCGGATCGGCGCCATCGGCCTGGCCGCGGCGGGCTTCGTGGCCGCCGACCGGTCGGGCGTGCTGTTCGCCCCGAACATCGCGTGGCGCGACTACCCGCTGCGTGACCGCGTCGCCAGCCTCATCGAGGACAAGGTCGAGATCGTCGTCGAGAACGACGCGAACGCGGCGGGCTGGGCCGAGTTCCGGTTCGGTGCGGCGCGGGACGTCGAGGACATGCTCACGCTCACGATCGGCACGGGCCTGGGCGGCGCGATCGTCTCGCACGGCCAGCTCGTGCGCGGCTTCGCGGGCGTCGCGGCCGAGGTGGGGCACATGCGCGTCGTCCCCGGCGGCCACTACTGCGGCTGCGGGCACGAGGGCTGCTGGGAGCAGTACGCCTCCGGCAGCGCGCTCGTGCGCGACGCGCAGGCGGCCGCCGTGGCGCACCCGGACCGCGCGGGGCGCATCCTCGAGCTCGCCGGCGGCGACGCGGAGAAGATCGTCGGCCCGTACGTGACGCAGGCGGCGCAGGAGGGCGACGAGCTCGCGATCGCGCTGCTCGCCGACCTGGGCCGCTGGATCGGTGAGGGCGCCGCGTCGGTCGCGGCCCTGCTCGACCCCGCGATGGTCGTCGTGGGCGGCGGCGTCGCCGCTGCCGGGGACCTGCTCCTGGTCCCCGCGCGCAAGGGCTTCGCCGACCAGCTCTCGGCGCGCGGCCACCGGCCCGAGGCGTCGATCGTCGTCGCCTCGATGGGCAACGACGCCGGGATCGTCGGCGCCGCGGACCTCGCGCGCCTCTGA
- a CDS encoding lysophospholipid acyltransferase family protein — protein MKRVFVGPLLHLVYRPWIRGAENVPSDGPAILASNHLAVIDSFFLPLMLDRELVFIGKQEYFTGQGLKGRMTAGFMRGVGTIPVDRGGGKASEAALRTGLRRLDEGDLFGIYPEGTRSPDGRLYRGKTGIARLALESGAPVVPVAMVGTNIAQPVGRRIPKVMRIGMVVGEPMDFSRYQGMENDRFILRSVTDEIMYAIMSLSGQEYVDVYAATQKARIAAGLATSEGAADDARTVAPGGRPAPDVQVPVPPQDEGEPSVG, from the coding sequence ATGAAGCGGGTCTTCGTGGGGCCGCTGCTGCACCTGGTCTACCGACCGTGGATCCGCGGTGCGGAGAACGTGCCGAGCGACGGCCCGGCGATCCTCGCCAGCAACCACCTCGCGGTCATCGACTCGTTCTTCCTGCCGCTCATGCTGGACCGCGAGCTCGTGTTCATCGGCAAGCAGGAGTACTTCACCGGCCAGGGCCTCAAGGGGCGGATGACGGCCGGGTTCATGCGCGGCGTCGGGACCATCCCCGTGGACCGCGGCGGTGGCAAGGCGAGCGAGGCCGCGCTGCGCACCGGGCTGCGCCGCCTGGACGAGGGCGACCTGTTCGGCATCTACCCGGAGGGCACCCGCAGCCCCGACGGCCGGCTCTACCGCGGCAAGACCGGCATCGCGCGGCTCGCGCTGGAGTCCGGCGCGCCGGTGGTGCCCGTCGCGATGGTCGGCACCAACATCGCCCAGCCGGTCGGCCGGCGGATCCCGAAGGTCATGCGCATCGGCATGGTCGTCGGCGAGCCCATGGACTTCTCCCGCTACCAGGGCATGGAGAACGACCGGTTCATCCTGCGCTCGGTCACCGACGAGATCATGTACGCGATCATGAGCCTGTCCGGGCAGGAGTACGTGGACGTCTACGCGGCGACGCAGAAGGCCCGCATCGCGGCCGGCCTCGCGACGTCGGAGGGCGCCGCGGACGACGCGCGGACCGTCGCGCCGGGCGGCCGCCCCGCGCCGGACGTCCAGGTTCCGGTCCCGCCGCAGGACGAGGGCGAGCCGTCAGTAGGATGA
- a CDS encoding pyrophosphate--fructose-6-phosphate 1-phosphotransferase — MSVRRVALLTAGGFAPCLSSAVGGLIERYTEIAPDVEIIAYEHGYYGLLRGDKIVIDDETRKKAGILHRFGGSPIGNSRVKLTNAKDCVKRGLVQEGQDPLEVAAEQLKADGVDVLHTIGGDDTNTTAADLAAFLAANDYGLTVVGLPKTIDNDVVPIRQSLGAWTAAEEAAGFAANIIGEHRSGPRMLIVHEVMGRHCGWLTAAAAVEYRKWLDQQEWVPSIGLSRERWDVHAVFVPELAIDIDAEAERLKAIMDSQGNVNIFLSEGAGMHEIVEQLTAAGTPPERDPFGHVKLDTINPGQWFAKQFAEKLGAEKTMVQKSGYYSRAAAANAEDLRLIKSMTDLAVECALRGEAGVIGHDEENGDVLRAIEFPRIAGGKAFDVQQEWFGELLTDIGQPLVPASHS, encoded by the coding sequence ATGTCGGTCCGTCGCGTCGCCCTCCTCACCGCGGGTGGCTTCGCCCCGTGCCTCTCGTCCGCCGTCGGTGGCCTCATCGAGCGCTACACCGAGATCGCGCCGGACGTCGAGATCATCGCGTACGAGCACGGGTACTACGGGCTGCTGCGCGGGGACAAGATCGTCATCGACGACGAGACCCGCAAGAAGGCCGGCATCCTGCACCGGTTCGGCGGCTCGCCGATCGGCAACTCGCGCGTCAAGCTCACCAACGCCAAGGACTGCGTCAAGCGCGGCCTGGTGCAGGAGGGGCAGGACCCGCTCGAGGTCGCGGCCGAGCAGCTCAAGGCCGACGGCGTCGACGTGCTCCACACGATCGGCGGCGACGACACCAACACCACGGCCGCGGACCTCGCGGCGTTCCTCGCGGCGAACGACTACGGCCTGACCGTCGTGGGCCTGCCCAAGACCATCGACAACGACGTGGTCCCGATCCGGCAGTCGCTCGGTGCGTGGACGGCCGCCGAGGAGGCCGCGGGCTTCGCGGCGAACATCATCGGCGAGCACCGGTCCGGGCCGCGCATGCTGATCGTGCACGAGGTCATGGGCCGGCACTGCGGCTGGCTCACCGCCGCCGCGGCCGTCGAGTACCGCAAGTGGCTGGACCAGCAGGAGTGGGTCCCGAGCATCGGCCTGTCGCGCGAGCGCTGGGACGTGCACGCCGTCTTCGTGCCCGAGCTCGCCATCGACATCGACGCCGAGGCCGAGCGCCTCAAGGCGATCATGGACAGCCAGGGGAACGTCAACATCTTCCTCTCGGAGGGTGCGGGCATGCACGAGATCGTCGAGCAGCTCACGGCGGCGGGCACGCCGCCCGAGCGTGACCCGTTCGGTCACGTCAAGCTCGACACGATCAACCCCGGCCAGTGGTTCGCCAAGCAGTTCGCGGAGAAGCTGGGCGCCGAGAAGACGATGGTCCAGAAGTCGGGCTACTACTCGCGCGCCGCGGCCGCGAACGCCGAGGACCTGCGTCTCATCAAGTCCATGACGGACCTCGCGGTCGAGTGCGCGCTGCGCGGCGAGGCGGGCGTGATCGGGCACGACGAGGAGAACGGCGACGTGCTGCGCGCGATCGAGTTCCCGCGCATCGCGGGTGGCAAGGCGTTCGACGTGCAGCAGGAGTGGTTCGGCGAGCTGCTGACGGACATCGGCCAGCCCTTGGTCCCGGCGAGTCACTCGTGA
- a CDS encoding class II 3-deoxy-7-phosphoheptulonate synthase yields the protein MSVVADPAVVAGLDAWRALQPLQQPVWPDATALAQVTDKLATLPPLVFAGESDALRAQLAAAGRGEAFVLVGGDCAETFAEATADNIRNKIKTILQMAVVLTYGASMPVVKIGRMAGQYAKPRSSDTETRDGVTLPAFRGDIVNGFDFTPEARTPDPQRLLEAYHTSASTLNLIRAFTTGGFASLLRVHEWNKGFTTNPAYARYEVLAAEIDRAIRFMAACGADFEQLRTVDFYSSHEGLLLDYERALTRVDSRTGLPYDCSAHFVWIGERTRQLDGAHVDFFSRLQNPIGVKLGPTTKPDDALALLDKLNPSGEPGRITFVTRMGAGKVRDLLPSLVEKVTADGRPVTWVCDPMHGNGFTSANGYKTRRFSDVMDEVAGFFEVHRSLGTSPGGLLIELTGDDVTEVLGGSEEIDDARLAERYETLVDPRLNHQQSLEMAFQVAELLRAS from the coding sequence GTGAGCGTCGTCGCGGACCCCGCGGTCGTCGCCGGTCTCGACGCCTGGCGCGCGCTCCAGCCGCTGCAGCAGCCGGTGTGGCCGGACGCGACGGCGCTCGCGCAGGTCACCGACAAGCTCGCGACGCTCCCGCCGCTCGTCTTCGCGGGCGAGTCGGACGCGCTGCGGGCCCAGCTGGCGGCCGCGGGCCGGGGCGAGGCGTTCGTGCTCGTCGGCGGCGACTGCGCCGAGACGTTCGCTGAGGCCACGGCCGACAACATCCGCAACAAGATCAAGACGATCCTGCAGATGGCGGTCGTCCTGACCTACGGCGCGAGCATGCCGGTGGTGAAGATCGGGCGGATGGCGGGGCAGTACGCGAAGCCGCGCTCGTCGGACACCGAGACGCGCGACGGCGTGACGCTCCCGGCGTTCCGCGGCGACATCGTCAACGGGTTCGACTTCACGCCGGAGGCGCGCACACCGGACCCGCAGCGTCTGCTCGAGGCGTACCACACGTCCGCGTCGACGCTGAACCTGATCCGCGCGTTCACCACGGGCGGGTTCGCGTCGCTGCTGCGCGTGCACGAGTGGAACAAGGGCTTCACCACGAACCCGGCGTACGCCCGGTACGAGGTGCTGGCCGCCGAGATCGACCGCGCGATCCGGTTCATGGCTGCCTGCGGGGCCGACTTCGAGCAGCTCCGGACGGTGGACTTCTACTCGAGCCACGAGGGCCTGCTGCTCGACTACGAGCGGGCGCTGACCCGCGTCGACTCCCGCACCGGCCTGCCCTACGACTGCTCGGCGCACTTCGTGTGGATCGGGGAGCGGACCCGGCAGCTGGACGGCGCGCACGTGGACTTCTTCTCGCGCCTGCAGAACCCCATCGGGGTGAAGCTGGGTCCGACGACGAAGCCCGACGACGCGCTCGCGCTGCTCGACAAGCTCAACCCGAGCGGGGAGCCGGGGCGGATCACGTTCGTGACGCGCATGGGCGCGGGCAAGGTCCGCGACCTGCTGCCCTCGCTCGTCGAGAAGGTCACGGCCGACGGTCGCCCGGTCACCTGGGTCTGCGACCCGATGCACGGCAACGGCTTCACGTCCGCCAACGGCTACAAGACCCGCCGGTTCAGCGACGTGATGGACGAGGTCGCGGGCTTCTTCGAGGTGCACCGCTCCCTGGGCACGTCGCCCGGCGGTCTCCTCATCGAGCTCACGGGCGACGACGTGACCGAGGTGCTGGGCGGCTCGGAGGAGATCGACGACGCGCGCCTCGCCGAGCGGTACGAGACGCTCGTGGACCCGCGCCTGAACCACCAGCAGTCGCTCGAGATGGCGTTCCAGGTCGCGGAGCTGCTGCGCGCGTCCTGA